CAGAATGTCAGAGACTTCGCACCCTAATGCGGAAAAGGCTGCCCGGTCCTGCTGCTTTCTCAAAGATCAAGAGTGAAGTCCAAATGCTGGGAAAGGAGCCGATGGAATTAAGAAGAAAACCGAACCTCACCAGAGATTTGGTACTCAGAGACCCCATTATGGAAATTTCTCCAGAAATTCCTGTAAAGAACATTGATTTCCTGATCGAGCAATTACGTGGTAAGGAAGAGGAGAATAAAGTTCTCAGAGAAATGATGACCAGAAAGAATGCTGAACTCCAATCTTCAAGAATCATGTTTTCACGAACTGCTTCAAGGTTATCTGAGGTCGAGGCTCAGGTTATGGAGCTTTCTGGAGACCAGAAATCCGTGGAGCTGACAATGCATAGCCCATCATCACGTGAACTCTTATCTCCAATTGCAGGTTCTGATGCTGGATCATGGGCTAATGCTCTAATCTCAGAACTGGAACATTTAAGAGATGGGAAACTCAAGAGTCCGTCAGGACATAAAGCCATTGAAGTTATGGACATGAGTTTAATGGATGATTTTGTTGAGATGGAGAAATTAGCTATGGTTTCAACACAAACACCTTCTGCAGGAGGGAATCGCCCTTCCTCAGCTGGCAAGGAACTAGTTCCCGTAGAACAAGAGAAACAAGAGATCCACATGAAAGATGATTCAACTGATAAGTCTTTCGACTGGCTTCAGGTTGTTCTGAATGCAATATTCAAACAGCAGCGTATTTCAAAACGAAGTCTAACTGAACTCCTGGAGGACATTAATATTGCTTTAGGTTATATAAATCATCCAAATGTTTGCGAACCTAATACATCAGCATTCTCAAGGCTTCCTGTGGAGTGTGATATTAGCGGTTATATCACTTGGAAGTCTCCAAGTGAATCTTCGATTGTGGATTCACTGAATGAAACTTCCAGGCCCGACACCCCAGTGAAAGAAACAAGCAAACAACACGATCAATCTAATCTGACTGATCTACAAGAAGAGAATGATAGACTGAAAAATGAGCTGAATAATATGGAAGCCAGGCTGCATTCTGCAACTGATAAGTCGGAGGCTCTGATGATGAAGCTCCGGGAATCAGAACAAAGTGTTGAAAGGTTACAAGCAGAAGTGGAAATTTTGAAGGAATCAAAAGGAAtgattgaggatcaaattgaaaatcagaAGTCAATCAATGAAGATCTTGATACTCAGCTTACAGTTACCAAAGCTAAATTGAATGAGGTCTTCCACAAGTTCTCATCTCTGGAAGTTGAATTTGAGGACAAAAGTAACTGTTGTGAAGAATTAGAAGCAACTTGTCTTGAGCTTCAACTTCAGCTGGAAAGGTaacaagttttttcttcttatattcTCTGCAAACtaccaaaaaaaataccctTTCCTAGATTGAAAGAGAACTCTCATATATTTGCAACATCAATGATTAAACAGTGCTGCAAAGGAAACCCTGAGCTGTGGCATAAATGAAGAGGGAAAACAACCACAAGATGTAAGTTACTGATCACATCTTATTGTGTTAATTAAAATTCCCTTATCAGATATATATACTCGACAACTTAGCTAGGAAAGTAATTTGATAGCAATAACAAGATAATCCAAATACTTCACCAtagataattgttttatttcacGAGTACTGAATCTGATGGTCGAATTTGCAGGGCTGGGAGATCAAGGCAGCTTCTGTAAAGTTAGCAGAATGCCAAGAAACCATCCTTAATCTTGGAAAGCAACTGAAGGCTCTGGCTTCACCAAGAGAAGCAGCACTCTTTGACAAGGTTTTCACTACTACTGGTGCCACTGCCGCTGCTACCAATATCAAGAACATGAACAGGCGCTTCTCCTTGCGTGATCAAATGATAGCTGAAGATAGATCCAAAGCAATTATTCTCAGATCTCCAACTGAAGATGCACAAAAATCATCTCTTAACCACACAGATAACGGTAATGAATTGATCAGTCCTAATGCCCTGGTATGTGCCTCTGAAGCATATTTTGGACCAAAGCACAAATCCGGTAATGCTGCAGTTGGGGCTCTGGCTATTGTTCCTAGTAAAAAGCAAGGATTTGGTTTGCTGAGGAGCCTACTAATGAGAAGGAAGAAAGGGGCTAGCAAGAAGTCACGATCCTTGGTGAAGGTATGACAAAAGGTGGTTGAAGCCCAGTTGGAAGAAACTCCTGTTCCATGACAGCACCAATTCAAACTGGACTAGAGAGCCACTGCGCTCATGGTCTTGTGAttgaataatttaatgtttccttttcttttcttgatgattGGCGATGTTGATAATGTGGGTATCagatctttttttccttttcgagagggggagagagagagagagtgagaaatGTATACTAGCTTTAAGTATTGTGTACATATATCTAggtttgatgaaattaaagagcTTAAAGTGGCACCTGTAACTGAGAATGGGATGATATGCATATGCTGTCATTGATATGGCTGGTGCACGTGGTTCGTTTACTTGACATTATAGTATCTTCTAAATTCTGGAATGATGGTGGTGATTGATTGAGACTAAAACTCAATAAATTTCAGATCCTGTGCTGCTAAACTAGTAAATTTGACATGCACTGTCGACACACACGAACCTTAAGGATTCATGGTTAATGATCTCGTTTGATGAATACGCAACAAATCCGCTAGCTGATCACCTCTAACCCCCTCCAAAGTAATAATCTGATCATCTCTATTATCCACAACCAGCCAGTCCGCCAAATTTTTCACAGCCAAAGAGAAGATATTCTTTTATTGGACAGAGAAATGCAGGCTCAACATGCTCGTTGACAAAATGtacaattaaagagaaaaaagatgtaTCAAGTGTTACATCTTCTTGTGTTATATACCTTACAATAACTCTATGCAGATGCCTAAAAAACCATGCAATACAGGACTACTTTCACACTGCTCTTCCAGTAAGAGACCAGctgaaacaaatagaaatcaaagAATAGATTAGATAGCAGATTCTCCGACCATGAAACACATGATTCTCACCTAACTGGCTATTAATCTTTGTACAAAATGAATCTTGCAATTTCATCAAATCCAGCCTCCCTATAACATTCAGCAATACGCTCCAAAACATTATCCCAGGTTCCTTTAATAGAAGCTAAATCCAACAAGAAAGCAGCCTCATCCAATGCTATCTGCATGCCAAATCAATGTGAGCATCAAAATCCGCCCACGTGAATTAGATAGATGAGAGTTTCTAATGGAATTTCAGTCTTTTGCTTATCAGAAAGATTTATTCTGCTAGAGTGGTACCTGAGCAGCCGCCTTTCCCTTCTTCAAATCCTCCTGCCTACCCTCTTCACTCACCCTCTCCTTAATGTATTCAATTTGCTCATCCTCCCACTGTGCAATGCCTGCCACTTCCTGATCAGGATTAACCAAAATCAAGATAAGGGGAAAATCAGAAGAAGGAAAATAATAGATCTAAAAGATTATGAGTTCTAATTGAAGAAGGGTCAATACCTGATATGCACAACCTAAGGTCCACCATGGTGATTTTAAAGCAACCCTTGCAGCATCTTTAGCTTCTGATGTACGTCCAACTCTAAAAAGAAAGTAATTGAAAAGGtttgattgagaaataaaaaagtgtAAGACTTGAAATACGTGGAAGTGTTCTGAAAAGATTtctacaaacttcttcaaaatcTCTGCATAGAATACAAAGGGCCTTCCAAATCCTGGAAATAGATCTTTTTTTGTATAGAATTCCCCTGTCACCATTGCCGAAACCTTCCACCCACAGTATGGAAGAATTTGTCAAGTGCAGAAGCTCTAAACATGGTAACAATTGATGGCCAAAATCATATATAACTTACATGATCCCCTTGCTCAAAATGGCGAGCTACTTTACGCTCTAAGACATCTGGGAACAGCCCAAcctgaaaaacaataaaaagttgCAACATGTAGATTCATTTACAAACTCACTTTTACAACTTTACCTCTTTAAGAAGATAGCCATCGAGGTTTGCAATCTGAGATTCAGCAAAATCACCCCTTCTGTAAAGTTTCTCACCCACATCTGAAGCAGCATGAAAGAGTTCACCATCACTTTCGTTGAAATTGCTGGCATCTTCCTCAACCAGAATTCTGTGCATATATTGATCTACCTGCATTGCAAGAGCTATAGAATATAAGCTGTGCTTGTCCAACTAATCGATACATTTTCTGAGACACCGCCCAACACACAGAAAAGTGAAACTTTCGAGTGGCATTGAATTTGATATAATGAATAATCAACATAATTATGCACACAAATGTATAATGCTATTATATTCTCCATCTAACTATGCACATTGATGCATGCTTACAGTTTAATGTATTACATTCTTGGCTAAAAGCCACACCCCATGCACACAAATGTATAATGCTATTATATTCTCCATCTAACTATGCACATTGATGCAGGCTTACAGTTTAATGTATTACATTCTTGGCTAAAAGCCACACCCCATGCTTGCGAACATCCACAACCGGCATCTCCATTCTGTGTGAACAGCATCAATTTGTGTAGATTAATAAAGCAATAAACAAGTTTGCAAATTGCCATTAACAACACTGAAACACGCTAGAAAATTAACACAACACTCGACTAGAAAATGTACATATCTTACCCAGGTGGGGCTGTTGGCCAGCGCAGCAGTGCAGTTACGGAACCTATTGGCAAACATATGTATGATATGAAACTGAGTTTCCACTTGAACTGCCCAGGACTCATGAGTGCATGTATCAAAACACATTGTACAAACAAATTCACGTCTAACCTGACAGATTCTCCGATAGAGGAATAACAAGTGGAATCAACCCTTGTTTAGATCCTGGGGAAATGATGGTTTCACCTGTAaccaaacaaataacaaaacgTGGCAGGCCGTGAATTAATAGaccataaggaaaaaagaaaagaaaagcacatTTGACATTTTCAGGGTTTTTTCAAATACCAAAGATTATCATATCAATGATCAATACCTCTAGTTTGAAGCATTTTGAGCAAGTAATGGAGATGCTGAGGAGGTTGAGTAGCAGCTACTTCCTCTATGAATGATATGTGGCCTGCATTTTCACTTGCAAAACTCTCTAAATGCCATAAACTACCAATTAACAATTGAAGTCAATAGAATCTCTAACCCATCTTCACCAAATTTTGCTGAAAATAGAAATAGCTTGCAagtaaatgatatttaattatgtatCATCTACATTGACCAACAAGAATTGACAGTCAAAACTATATTGTAAGGGTCGTCGTGGAATTACCAGAGGAGGAAAAACATCTAACCCTGGCTCTGACTTGGCGAAGAGGGAGAGTAGTAGTAGAAGGGACTCTGTGCGCCACACCCAGCACTCCTATCTTCATAGCTTCTCTCTTCAGTCTCCACTCTGTTGCCACCCGTGTATTTCAGGATAAGAGCTCGACAGATAAATATACAACggctacacaaaaaaaaaaaaaggaacagagATTTTGCTGGTGGTGGCTGGATTTTTTCCTGGAATGGGCCAGGCCTAGTGTCCCATTTGGATATGGGCGTTTTCAGTTCTACTTTTCATGGCTGAGCCCTTTGTACTAGCTTGCATTTGCAGGCCTGGTGTGAACATTTTGCTTTTTTGTCCCAAGGATTAATGGAATTTGAATTTGCTTGTATTGGCTTTGTCTACAATTACAAGATCTTGGGTTTAAAGTTTAAACTACAGGCGTTGTGgctatatattaaattgttccaaataaataatagaaaaggttataacatatttataaatattgcaGAAAAATTTCAACTGCTGCAAAATCTGGATGAGCATCATCCTCCCACTCTGGCGTTGGCCTTCCTCCactcgattaaaaaaaaaatcagcaacaattgatattttttgtggtaaggaataattaataaaaatttaaaaatgtaccTAAATCACTCattaaactataattaaaatacaaataaaaaaaataacacacatGGAGATTAATTTAAGTGTGTAAAGATGAATCATGAAcggaaatgaagaaaaacaaggcAACACGAACATTTGTGGATATCAAGAGAGAATATAAAAAGGATGAAGGATAAATCTCTTTGGGTTTTTAAGAGTGACTATCTATGCTTTGGatgaattaagtaaaaaaaacaagttaatatcAGAGATTATTCATTAATTAGAGAACGGATGTGagctttttttatgttaaatcacgtctctgtttttattttttccatttccaAATATTAGAGTATTTTCTTTGCACGATCAAATTGGTATGGTGAGATCTATGTATGTGCTCACTAATTAATCAGACAACGAGCaaaaatctttcattttatttgttttatacgGTGGCTGCAGCCGCTTCCTTCATTTCAAGCAAGGCAAGAAATCCTGGGGCTGGGATGATGTCTTTGGTCGCCATGATTTGCAGTAAACGTAGTGCTACAAAGTACCCTGTAATTAAGGACATAAGCAGCCTGAAATGCAAACAGAAACGAATTATATATAAGCTTACACCAAAACTATgaactaattaaaaatttggATGTCTTTTCACCTTTGATCCTAGCAAAGACATTACTTGATCTCCAAtctgaaataatgttttttttcttcttatcagTCATCACCTTAGCTTTTCCACatactaatgtttttttctttccctaaaAACGAAACACAATCCCTCTACTTCTTCCATGTCAGGCAGTCAGAACGTCCAAGGACCTCAATTTTCATGGGCTGAGAGTAATATTTGTGAAAGAGGCACCTTTTTCCAtgactttcatgttttttactcGACGCgatattccaaataaaaataaaacctccTTATGACATGCATCGCTCCGTGATGTTAGCTGAAACGTAAGCACTCCGTGATGTTACTCTAAACTTTTTCGACCATTCTACAAGTTAGTTGAAATGTCACAAGTAATATTGTCTGAAACGTAAACAGGGAAGGTGCATAAGGCTCCGATTGGTTGGTAAACTAACTCTCTTAATATGCCTAAGACGGTCTTTATTAATCGCTGATTATATGAAGGACCCCTCCGTCCATCGCCATTAATATGAATTTGAtcctaaaacaattttatttttttatcaattgttCCCAGATTTAATCCGACAATTGTTCTGGTTGGAAGACGAATCAAATAGACTAAGCtgtgaaaacaaaaggaaacacgCCGTTAATGATTAATCCACAAGCAAAttactatttaaatatttttctaattgtagAATGATAACAAAAtctgtatttttttctcaaaaaaaataaaaaattcgcTTGTCTTACCGCACTAGAAACAGCTCTTTTCACATTCTTCATGTCCTCGATCAGAAACTTAGCGGTGGCCAGTTTCCTCGTTCACAGCTCCACTCCATCACCACCAGAAATCGCAGTCTTCCTGTCACAAAACTCTCAGAAATTTTGGTTCTCCCTCGTGCAGCCATGAAGATTTTTCATTGtaaagttattttcattttatatagaacatgttttttttttatttcatttttcattactaatttattaaaaagttgTTTAAGAAGGGGCTTTTGGCATTTTTGTTAAAAAGCTGTAATTAACAAAACGTGCATGTTCTTCCACCCAAATTTAAGAAATCTGTATTgagtttgaaaaacatattttaaaggttttttataaccttttttttacatttttcattgtttttaaataaaaatatcatgaacagtacagtttttttgttatgcatatatttttttagcaatataaaataaatatatatgtgtgtgtgggGGCTGTGGGGtgtcatgaatttaatttttattataaatataacgtagataattttcttagttaacaacataactttttcttaatagtttttaatttgaatggataaataaaatattttataattgtattaaaaatatataaaatattaagacgaatatcatatatttttattttttataaaaaaatagttgtatttttaattattttttttagatcattctcatcAAATAATacgtttttcaatttttcattgaaaacGTAAGCTAGAAAATGgaaattcttttctatttttgaacaacctttaaaaaaatagttttttgtttttttaaattgaaaatgttacattaaaatataaaaatttaatttttcttttttaacttcacgttttatttttaaaaaataaacattactTTATTTATAAACCACTCTTAAAAAtttgcaatgaaaataaaatttgtatccATTCAATTTTTAAGCCATGTCACTCTTGGTAGaacatttaatataaaaaccagAATTCAGTAATATTTCTCTGCCAATTAACCCCGACATTGTCTAGATTCATGCGACCTGTGAAGGTCTCTGCAAAGCGTCATCACAAGATACACAGTATTTTCAATAAAAGGCATGTTTTCCTTTCAGGCCAACACTGATAtatgattattttcggtttgttttaatttttataaaaaaaaataactaaattgaattttaaaaaaaaaaacgaaccgaaaccagttcaaaccgactggtttcggtttggttttttagaacaaaaatcgGTTTGACTCGATTTTTCCAGtttagcttgttttttttccggtttggctcgatttttctggtttggctccgttttttccagtttttttcggttcggttttttcggctttagacttataaaaccgaaatcaaaccggttggtttttttaaattctaatcggtctaatcagtttttttcacagttcgattttttcagttatttttttccttgttttcttaatttaattagtttttcaattttttctcacccctatcAATAATAGCATATTCAGTGACGTGCATCCATGGAAACTTGCCCTTTTGTAAGGTCATAGTTGGGATTGCGTTTAACATTGTTAACtaggatttgaatttttaaaaaaaatatcccaatgaaacattaatacatataataatgatttatttaagacttcaagtgaaataaatttaattttaattttaataaataaaaattgattcagaaatatttttattaatgttcaGTTAGTGGATCATTTGACTTTGTAAGAATATCATGGTCATGCTATGATATCTTTTTAACAAATTTGCACtgtattaaattataaaacgtTACGTTGTATGGCTGATATATCATACGAGTGTCAATAGGATTTTAAATTAAGGAAAAACCGtgaatagttttattttttttacagaatgtattgtttttcaatttggatagtatgttttaaacaaaaagtGTGCTTGTTTCCGCTTTCCagctatttatttgaaaaacttattttttaaaaaaattaattttttaatatttttttaatcgtttcagtatagtaatataaaaaataattttttaaaattaaaaaatatatataattttaaataaaaaatattttaaaaaattaattattatcataatatcgAACAATTCATAGTAATAAATGGGATGGATGAAAAAGCTAGTTAAAGATATTTCATatcaaagataaatatatatagaacgAGTGTTTTTCTTGTTAGTAAATAAACTTCAAAGAATTGCTCATCTTAAATGGGTTCTCGAAGTTTTCAAATTCCAATTGAGTTTTCCATCCAAATTCCtcataaaatatcaaagaaaaacataaaactcccaataataacaaaagtaaattaattttaaaaaattaatgttatatAAATGTTACGGTTGATATATTGAGTAGTTTTTATTGTTGTGGtgttattatgtttttgaaaaattaatttttttattctaaatcattttttatagtaatattaaaaataaaatttttaaaataaaaaaaaatatatttttaaaatacaatcacaATGAACCGTGACAAGCACTATTTCGTTGACAGATTGACAAGCTACGCTCGAAgacgttatatatatattttattttattttattttattttcaggtctCTACTAGATTGAGCAGCAAATAGGGAACTCACGGGGAgttgaaaacttgaaatcaCGGACGTTGGAGTAATGATATCCACTGGCCCACAAGTACGTAGAAGTAGAGCAATCACGGCATCGTAtgaattgtgttttttcttccaGACCAAAAACTATTATGCCCCGTTGGCAACGCCGTTATCGGAGATGCAATGTTGACATCACAATAACGTCAACTGCAATCTGTAGAAGTAAAGCAATTTCTGAAAATCACTTGgccaatttgtatttttttttaaaaaaaaatgctaactGTTTTAACAAGGGCTAAAGCATCCCTCGAGGACCATAATAAGTCTCAAATTGAATTACCCATGCTGCAATTGGTTTTGCACGGTCATCAAcccattttaataataataataataataataataataataataataaattctgaGTGATGTAACTCAACTTATTAGattatggtttgttttctaaaaatcacTAGTTTGAGTCGCATAAATttcaagattattaaaaatttatatgatcgttaactttaagaCCCGTAAAATTACTTTAGGACCCGTAAAATTAGTTAAGACATACACAAACTGACACACGCTCatgttaatataaataataataataaatcgcATGCTAGGCTACACGTAACAGATTGTAGGAAGGAAAGAAGGACAACGGGCATATTTTGTCTCCACCTATCATGTGATTCTCTATTAGGTTGCCAACCAAAATAAATTCCCAATTGAATCCCTCGTATAGCAAAAATTACTCAAACAACCCCATCCATagaatttatgaaaaaagatgtTGTTTTAAGAGAAATATATCCTTGTTTTTTACGTTGATATTGAGGGAAAAAAGTACTCCAGTGCATgtaagttataaaaaatatatgaaattaaatatttataaattaattttatattttataaatttattaataaaatgtaaaataaaaataaataagtcttACTGGGGATTTAAGTTGACCTATCAAGTCACTCGTAACAAGTCTTCAATGATAGATCTttgtgttggtttttttttaattaattatgaatgtCCGAACtagttcatatattttaattaatcctcGAAACTGTAAAATTAACAACCTAGGAAATCTTTAATGGCCTGAGATTTATTTGGATTGGAAAAGAAAACGTCAAATGCTATCAATGTGAAGTAAAG
This region of Populus trichocarpa isolate Nisqually-1 chromosome 9, P.trichocarpa_v4.1, whole genome shotgun sequence genomic DNA includes:
- the LOC7457543 gene encoding filament-like plant protein 7, with the translated sequence MDNKTWLWRKRSSEKTIVATNKFGISVKGIDEETQNIPAGNGLGPVRRNLNEKLASVLLDCHAKDDPVTENEKSEQRATAGQEKTEAEVDCLKKELDGAPSQGVAANEELSHSDATLKKCMQQLNSFREEHEQKIHDAVMEATSEFERAQKTLEGKLMETSKRLTNLAIENTNLSNALLLKEKLVEELHKRASQTLAEFNALMARLDSTEKENAFLKYEFHMLQKEHEVRNEELEYNRRSSDASRRQHLESVSKVTKLEAECQRLRTLMRKRLPGPAAFSKIKSEVQMLGKEPMELRRKPNLTRDLVLRDPIMEISPEIPVKNIDFLIEQLRGKEEENKVLREMMTRKNAELQSSRIMFSRTASRLSEVEAQVMELSGDQKSVELTMHSPSSRELLSPIAGSDAGSWANALISELEHLRDGKLKSPSGHKAIEVMDMSLMDDFVEMEKLAMVSTQTPSAGGNRPSSAGKELVPVEQEKQEIHMKDDSTDKSFDWLQVVLNAIFKQQRISKRSLTELLEDINIALGYINHPNVCEPNTSAFSRLPVECDISGYITWKSPSESSIVDSLNETSRPDTPVKETSKQHDQSNLTDLQEENDRLKNELNNMEARLHSATDKSEALMMKLRESEQSVERLQAEVEILKESKGMIEDQIENQKSINEDLDTQLTVTKAKLNEVFHKFSSLEVEFEDKSNCCEELEATCLELQLQLESAAKETLSCGINEEGKQPQDGWEIKAASVKLAECQETILNLGKQLKALASPREAALFDKVFTTTGATAAATNIKNMNRRFSLRDQMIAEDRSKAIILRSPTEDAQKSSLNHTDNGNELISPNALVCASEAYFGPKHKSGNAAVGALAIVPSKKQGFGLLRSLLMRRKKGASKKSRSLVKV
- the LOC7490044 gene encoding protein IN CHLOROPLAST ATPASE BIOGENESIS, chloroplastic isoform X1; this encodes MKIGVLGVAHRVPSTTTLPLRQVRARVRCFSSSESFASENAGHISFIEEVAATQPPQHLHYLLKMLQTRGETIISPGSKQGLIPLVIPLSENLSGSVTALLRWPTAPPGMEMPVVDVRKHGVWLLAKNVDQYMHRILVEEDASNFNESDGELFHAASDVGEKLYRRGDFAESQIANLDGYLLKEVGLFPDVLERKVARHFEQGDHVSAMVTGEFYTKKDLFPGFGRPFVFYAEILKKFVEIFSEHFHVFQVLHFFISQSNLFNYFLFRVGRTSEAKDAARVALKSPWWTLGCAYQEVAGIAQWEDEQIEYIKERVSEEGRQEDLKKGKAAAQIALDEAAFLLDLASIKGTWDNVLERIAECYREAGFDEIARFILYKD
- the LOC7490044 gene encoding protein IN CHLOROPLAST ATPASE BIOGENESIS, chloroplastic isoform X2; the protein is MKIGVLGVAHRVPSTTTLPLRQVRARVRCFSSSGHISFIEEVAATQPPQHLHYLLKMLQTRGETIISPGSKQGLIPLVIPLSENLSGSVTALLRWPTAPPGMEMPVVDVRKHGVWLLAKNVDQYMHRILVEEDASNFNESDGELFHAASDVGEKLYRRGDFAESQIANLDGYLLKEVGLFPDVLERKVARHFEQGDHVSAMVTGEFYTKKDLFPGFGRPFVFYAEILKKFVEIFSEHFHVFQVLHFFISQSNLFNYFLFRVGRTSEAKDAARVALKSPWWTLGCAYQEVAGIAQWEDEQIEYIKERVSEEGRQEDLKKGKAAAQIALDEAAFLLDLASIKGTWDNVLERIAECYREAGFDEIARFILYKD
- the LOC7490044 gene encoding protein IN CHLOROPLAST ATPASE BIOGENESIS, chloroplastic isoform X4, with the translated sequence MKIGVLGVAHRVPSTTTLPLRQVRARVRCFSSSESFASENAGHISFIEEVAATQPPQHLHYLLKMLQTRGETIISPGSKQGLIPLVIPLSENLSGSVTALLRWPTAPPGMEMPVVDVRKHGVWLLAKNVDQYMHRILVEEDASNFNESDGELFHAASDVGEKLYRRGDFAESQIANLDGYLLKEVGLFPDVLERKVARHFEQGDHVSAMVTGEFYTKKDLFPGFGRPFVFYAEILKKVGRTSEAKDAARVALKSPWWTLGCAYQEVAGIAQWEDEQIEYIKERVSEEGRQEDLKKGKAAAQIALDEAAFLLDLASIKGTWDNVLERIAECYREAGFDEIARFILYKD
- the LOC7490044 gene encoding protein IN CHLOROPLAST ATPASE BIOGENESIS, chloroplastic isoform X5, yielding MKIGVLGVAHRVPSTTTLPLRQVRARVRCFSSSGHISFIEEVAATQPPQHLHYLLKMLQTRGETIISPGSKQGLIPLVIPLSENLSGSVTALLRWPTAPPGMEMPVVDVRKHGVWLLAKNVDQYMHRILVEEDASNFNESDGELFHAASDVGEKLYRRGDFAESQIANLDGYLLKEVGLFPDVLERKVARHFEQGDHVSAMVTGEFYTKKDLFPGFGRPFVFYAEILKKVGRTSEAKDAARVALKSPWWTLGCAYQEVAGIAQWEDEQIEYIKERVSEEGRQEDLKKGKAAAQIALDEAAFLLDLASIKGTWDNVLERIAECYREAGFDEIARFILYKD
- the LOC7490044 gene encoding protein IN CHLOROPLAST ATPASE BIOGENESIS, chloroplastic isoform X3 produces the protein MFFLLCLWHLESFASENAGHISFIEEVAATQPPQHLHYLLKMLQTRGETIISPGSKQGLIPLVIPLSENLSGSVTALLRWPTAPPGMEMPVVDVRKHGVWLLAKNVDQYMHRILVEEDASNFNESDGELFHAASDVGEKLYRRGDFAESQIANLDGYLLKEVGLFPDVLERKVARHFEQGDHVSAMVTGEFYTKKDLFPGFGRPFVFYAEILKKFVEIFSEHFHVFQVLHFFISQSNLFNYFLFRVGRTSEAKDAARVALKSPWWTLGCAYQEVAGIAQWEDEQIEYIKERVSEEGRQEDLKKGKAAAQIALDEAAFLLDLASIKGTWDNVLERIAECYREAGFDEIARFILYKD
- the LOC7490044 gene encoding protein IN CHLOROPLAST ATPASE BIOGENESIS, chloroplastic isoform X6, producing MLQTRGETIISPGSKQGLIPLVIPLSENLSGSVTALLRWPTAPPGMEMPVVDVRKHGVWLLAKNVDQYMHRILVEEDASNFNESDGELFHAASDVGEKLYRRGDFAESQIANLDGYLLKEVGLFPDVLERKVARHFEQGDHVSAMVTGEFYTKKDLFPGFGRPFVFYAEILKKFVEIFSEHFHVFQVLHFFISQSNLFNYFLFRVGRTSEAKDAARVALKSPWWTLGCAYQEVAGIAQWEDEQIEYIKERVSEEGRQEDLKKGKAAAQIALDEAAFLLDLASIKGTWDNVLERIAECYREAGFDEIARFILYKD